Within the Gossypium raimondii isolate GPD5lz chromosome 12, ASM2569854v1, whole genome shotgun sequence genome, the region CTCTGCCTTACTCTTTACAATCAACCATCTCTACTTTTTAACTATTTCATGTttagaaagtaataaaaaaattagtatttaataCACCGAtaatggatttttttatttcacaataaaCTTTAAAAGATTGTCATGTGTCTTTTTCTATACATATTTGTCGGCCCTTGACTCTGTTTGtggaatataaaaatttaacatggTGTGTATCAAATACTTTTCTTTGAAGAAAAGGGTAATAATATTTGTTCTTTtgataatctcattataggttatAATAAATCTATTCTTTTAATACAATACCTAAAACTACCCATAACTCTTTCTCaaaccatattttaaataatatccttatcttggaaatttattttataagataatattttaactatattttacaatataattatattattttgtgtataAAGTTATAAATCCATTTCTAGTATGTTGAGAATGGTattcttttaaagtttatattaacagttttaaaaattttaatctaacaTTTTCGAGGGATTGACTCTTTATTGTGAGAGGTGTTTGAAGTATTGTCTTCGGAGTAGTTAATTAAATCCTCGAATAGTAAAAATATAGTACTCGAAGTGTTTagccttgaatttttttatctctCAACTCCAAGGCACAAACATGGTAGGCCAAAATTGAGTAAATACACCTCAAATACAACATCGAATCTGATAGACTATTAAGAGGAGGACATCTCAAAAACGATTCTACTCCCTCCCTTCAAACATACAGAGAATAacaattgtaattttgaaaagggATTCTCATTTACTTTTTCAATATCTcattaaatacataattaataattgaatcatACAAAATATAAGCAGAGATTATGAAACTACATCAGGTTTTCTCATATTTCCCCCACTTTCCtcgaaataaaccaaaaatataatCCCAGTCTAATTTGTCTGATCTTTACATTTTCCACCTTCTCCCACTAACATAGCATTAATCTtgtcttaaaaattataatattatttgtatgaTCAAGTTTGAATGTTTGCGTATAGTTTATGTTTGCATTACATTGCCCCATACCCTTTATATTAGTCACCCACCCCTCTtattcctcttttttttttctctcagaAAATTCTCCCCCACTCTTCAAGCAAAGCAcctttcaccttttttttttttttttttattctcaaagACTCAAcctttctttttaactttctcTCTCTTCCCTCCTTTTGGAATCTGGGAACCTGTGCTTCTTGTTGCTTACATTGAGATCTGTTTCAAAGCTATGGGTTTTTTTGAAGAAACCTGCACTAACTCTAGGACTTCAAAAAATGGCTTGATTGCTCTCTATGCACCAACCTCTTCTTCATCTGCAGATCTCCATAGTCATTACAATGATGTAAAAACCAAATCCTTCTTGACAAAAATGATTTGGGATTTTGGTTTAGCTTGTTTTCTTCCTGATTATCAAAGGAAAAACGGTTCAGGAAAGAGTCAGAAAAACAATGGTGAAAAGAAGGGAAGCAATTTGGAGCATAATAAGGCTTGGTTGTTGGCTGAGTCAGGTGGAGGAGCTGAGTTGACAAGCACTGACCCACAATCAGTTCACTCGTCTTTCAGGTTTAGTTTTTGTTCTCAAGTTGAACTCGAAGCCATCACTGCAAATTCTTTGAGTTCAGCTACTGTTTTGATGGTGAATTTGGATAATGGGGTTAGTGACGATAGAGCTAAGGAATTGAAATGGAGAAGGATTGAGTCTCTGGAAAGAAGTATTTCACCAGTCGCCAAGTCTTTGGTCAGATTCAGCTATGGTGAAATTGTTTCAGCTACTAGAAATTTTTCCAAAGGTATCAGCTTCATGAATTTggtttctttcattattttttcaaaagaattcTATTCCTATTTCTGGTATgggtttttgttttgattggttttttatTGGAAAATCAATGGTGTAGGGAGGGTTTTGGGGAGAGGAGCATTGAGCTTTGTTTTTAGAGGCAAAGTTGGACTATTGAAGACGACTGTGGCTATTAAGAGGCTGGATAAAGAAGATAAGGAATCTGCAAAGGCCTTTTGCAGAGAACTGATGATTGCTAGTTCTTTGCATCACCCAAATATTGTCCCTCTATTGGGGTTTTGTATTGATCCTGAGGAAGGTTTGTTTTTGGTGTATAAGTTTGTGTCTGGTGGAAGCTTAGAACGCCATCTTCATGGTAACTCTTCACTTTGGTTTCTTGTGGAactttttatttagatttgtaATGATTTTTGAACGATTTAAGGGATGCTATTTTGCAGATAAGAAGGGAGCAAAAGGACGACCTTCAACTCTTCCTTGGTCTGTTAGGTATAAGGTTGCCTTGGGAATTGCAGAGGCTATTGCATATCTACACAATGGAACTGAAAGATGTGTTGTTCATAGAGACATCAAGCCCTCTAACATTCTTCTTTCTTCCAACAAAACACCCAAGGTAAAGATCTTGGTCTGATTCCTTTAAGACCAATTCTTGTATCTCATATCTCTACTTCTTAATGGTTGCAGTTGTGTGATTTTGGATTAGCAACTTGGACATCTGCACCCTCAATCCCATTcctttgcaaaactgttaaaggcaCATTTGGGTATGCTTTCAACAACAGTTTCTCAGAGAAGCTAAAAATCTttttatgtgttctttgttttgttaaaatttattatttggtaTGTAGGTATTTGGCACCTGAGTATTTCCAACACGGAAAAGTATCTGATAAAACTGATGTTTATGCTTTTGGGGTGGTCTTGTTGGAGCTGATAACCGGACGCAAACCAATCGAGTCAAGACGGCCTCCAGGAGAAGAGAATTTGGTCCTATGGGTAGGTTTTTGTATTAATTCCTCATAAAACTTACCGTGCTTTGCATTGAATTCATTAAAGTTGAAAGAATGGTTCCCCCTTAACAGCTTCCCGGGGAGCAAAAGAGGGGTCCTCTTTTAACATCAGAAGTGACAGTACTGAAAATACTTAACCATTATGGATGATGACTATTCGATAATGAAATTTCTCCCAACTATGGTCCATAGAGCTGAAATGGCCACTTGCTCTCTTGAACCATTAGATCTTAAGTTTGAACGAGCACTCTCATGGTGAGACAGCTCTATCATGGAATTTGTGGAAACCTTTTGGCATATTATTATCGATCAAAATCTTGTATTCTGCATTTTTCATAGGTTCTCAACCCTATGTAGTCATTGATGTTGTCGGTTTTTTGTGCTTCAATGATTCTGTGCTTTGGAACGAAATCATGATATGCCTTGGAGCTCCTTCGCAGTTAGCTGATATGATTCATTCACCCTTAGCTTAGCATATACGTTTTCATGATAATTTGTTTGTTATTAGCtgtaaagttgaaattgtatTTGTAATCTTTTAAGTTTGTTTCGATTTTCAGGCAAAACCTCTATTGCATAGAGGAATGGCAGCCGTCAAAGAATTACTCGACCCAAGACTCAAATGTACATTgaaaaattcaactcaaatagCACGAACGATACAAGCTGCAGCAGCCTGCATAAGCAATGAAGAATCACGAAGGCCAGCCATTGATGAAATTATCGCGATATTGAGAGGTGAAGAAGAACCATTCTACTCGATTAGGAAGAAGTCCAATTTCTCTGGAATCATTGATTGTTACTCTCAATTACAACATTCAAAAAGTGAGATGAAGAGTCACTTAGCCTTGGCAATGCTAGGAGTTTCAGAGTTTGAGGATGACGATCACCTTTATTGTCGGTGAAACATGGAATCGATtttcatccatggaaattttCACCCACACCCTTTTCTTTGTTGCTTGCTTGACCAGAAAGTTTTAGGCattagaagaaaaagaaaaagaaaaagtgttgaAGTGTAAATAGGAAAAAGGGGTCTGATGAAAGCTGGTTTGTATGTACATACCATGATTCCCTCTGCCTCTGTATTTCTCATGAAAAACCACTGATTTTCATTTGAACGTGTGATTTTCCATTAGCGGTGACTGACTAAATTTGTTCAATTGCAATTtcaagttgtaaaatttttgaaacattttcGGGTGATGTGATTAATAAACAAGTCAATACTGTGTGGTTGGATTGTTGATTAGATAAGCCTACTcaacaaaggaagaaaaattTGTGGCCAATGAAAGGAACTTTCTGTTCTTATAAATAGACAAACCAAACATTGAAAGCAATTAAACGACAAGAGGTAACAGTTTAACTACCAACAACTTGTTATCATCACatcaagaaaaagaacaaagaatcCTGTTGGATGTTGAGTCTCTCATCAGTAAGGAAGAAGTAAAGTTTAACAAAATCAGTGAAGCATTGCAATTTGCAAAGATAGTCCCCGTGACAGAGCCAGGTGTTACCCATGCATCTCCGACCTCTGTTGCACCATGCTCGCTCAGATTTTCTCCGCCTGGCGAAAGTTGTCATGTTTAAAGACAAGGTTGTAGTAACACTTGAGGCTTATTCTTATGCCTAATGTTTACGTGGGTGAATCAAGGGTCCACAGTTGAAGTAGCCATCAAAGAAGTGGGTTCACTAATTTCAAGAAGACGGCTTTAATCATTGTCAGCTATATTGTTTTCTTCGAGGGTACAAAACAAAAGCATACTAATGTAATACTTGATgccaatatacatatatatatatatatatatatatataaataggatACAACTACTCCTTTAGCTAATCCTTCTGTGTCTTGTGCTAGTGGGTAACTGCCTTGTTGTTATTGTATTTGGACATGTACTGTTAAACTTCCGAATATCCGCTGCCAGTGGTTCTAATTTCCTGTGGACAAATTTCTTGTCCCTCACTTGAGACGACATCTCTTTATGTTGTTGAGTGTTACCAATTTGCTTGAATagcattttttaatataattgtaaCACCGCCTAAAAATTTAGACAGAATCTCGAAGGTTACATTGATTACCGAAGTGATTGtaagaaaaattttagtttaaccaGCTAGAAAACAAACGGTATTTAAGTTACGTAAACTCTCAGTTGTAAAATCCcgatattacaaaaaaaataataatccaaaaGACGTTTACATGTGTATAACACAACATTTCGTACcacatattcaaaataaaacttacaattCAAAccgtttatttataaaattgaaatttatgaaaatacttttaaagTCGATTCTAAAACGTGGTTGTCCGAGACCTCCGACGTGCCGAGTCCAGCAACAGCAATTGGAAATATACTTGAAAGGGGAAAACACTAAAGAGGGTGAGCTACatgagctcagtgtgagttcgaTGCGTGACTAATAATAGAATTACGAAACTCAGTTCAATAGCGAAATAGACTTACAGGTACACATAGAGTCCAAAAGTAAACTTGGAACCAACGTCCCAACAGAACGTAACAACTCAAGCACACCAAGTCACATACACATACACTCAGTCACAAGTGTTATTCAGTCAGACAGAATACAGTCAGATAATCTTACACTCAGAACACTCAAACAGATGTGTATAAATGAAGTCAAATATTAAAAACCCACCCATCCAGCCAAAACACCTCTCTGTCCACTGATCACACCCCAAAAGAGCtgtttaagctcatccaaccaaacacactaTATATGACCTCGAAAGACCCATctaaccctacacaccatgtatgTGGACTAAGCCACTTAGATATTAATACGCAGCAAGGCTAGCGTATATGCAGTATAATGCAATGCAGTAATCCGCTGTACAAACATGTTGCAGCTTAAACTGCTAGATCAGATAATTGTACACAGCAAAGTTGACGTACGTGCGGTACAGTGCGGTAAACCGCTATATGAATAAGTTACAGTAAAACTGTCAAATCAGATCAGAATCAGTCTTCCCTCTCTTCACAACCAATTCCCAAAATTACTTTATGCAAGTGCATGTATGCTTACAACCTCACAGAAACAATGAACACATTGACAGACAGTCAGACAGAAACAAATATGTAAACACACCCAGCTAACCGGGTTCAGGACCAGACATCTCATACAATAGTCATAAACAACAAATAAGCCGAGGCCCGGATCAGAGTCTTAACTTCCCTCACTAAAGCCTAGCCAAGGGTCGGAACACACATACATATTTTCAGAATAAAAAACATACatagaactaaaattaatgacTCAGaatcacacggctgtgtgctcTAGCCGTGTGGAAATGCCTAGACCATGTGGGGGGTCAACACGCCCGTATAGGAggaggcacacgcccgtgtgggccagggacatggtcgtgtgaataggccgtgtaactcttttTCTATTTGTGCTAAAATAGAGTATAGGGTAGACACAACTGTGTAAGGGTCTCATACGGCCGTGCCCATGTGCGTACCAGACACGGCCGCGTGTCCAaaacacacacccatgtgggaTCTCTAAATCCCCAAATTAGTTACACAACCGTGTGGCACCAAGTCATTAAATCCCTAGTTCCCAAacacacacgcctgtgtgcccagaggacacagccatgtggaaatcaacaaaaatccccaaaacgaccacacggtcgtgtggcaccaaaattttcccaGAACCTTAATTCCTATCTGCACACGGCCGTGTAGACTGTCCATGTGGTCACGAAACCACCCACAATAGCTTGGAAATCATGTTTTTCGGTCACTAAATTGATCCTCAATCGATGGGATTCAGAAACACACCAACATATACAGATTTCCATGCCATTCAACAGAATTACCGAACATCGACAACCAATTTCCAAAGGCACATAGATTGCCGCAATCCACCAAAATCAAATTTAcaattcacaaataaaattgaaaagtctCGAAACCCACACCTGATTTGCGACCAAAGACGCCTGTAATATCCAATTTTTGCCTGGGCCCAACTAAACCTAAAGCCTAGGTTACATCAAACCCAAACCCATTAGCCTAAAACTAGACCTAACCCTAATGGCCCAAACCCATAATAGTCAAAGAAATCTTAAGCAGATTGAAGCAAATCGGCGCCGCAGCAACTGCCTACGTCGCAGCAACCGTCACCACCCATGTTCATCATGTTCGCACGTTCAGCAGCCTTGCAGTGCCTGTTTCCATGTACCTGTAACAAATAAACCACGAGCATCACTAATAGGATAGATACagcaaattgtaaagaagttttggctataaaaagccaatgGATTTCTGTAATAGGGGttagcaaaaatattatatgaaaaaacattaaagaaaatacgaaaataagGAATCAAAAAGGTAAATTTTTGAAGGTATTTGTtctcttccttttctttcttttatttttttcctttttcattttctatcttGTTTCTTAAAACAAAAGCGGAAAAGGGAAGTAGAGGAGGACTTACCGTCGCATGCGGCGTTGAGGGATCTTCATTCCGTCGTTGGAGTGAGAGGAATACAGAGCGGCAATGGGAAAGGGAGGCTGCggcaaacacaaaaattacagaGAAAGGGAGTGactttagggttttaaaatggGATTTTATAGGGTTCAAAAGGGGCCATTTGTGTGATTGGTCCTTCGCTTTTTGGggttgtttaaattaaatttattatttcttttaaattttactgcatattttaatattgtttcaaTTCGGTCCTCGTTGCTGTGCAGTGTTTGGaaggtttaaattaaatttctctttggGTCCTCCACTGTTAATTGTGTGTTCTAATTGGTCcattcgtattttattattttcaaatttaccccgttttttaaattaaagttttaattaatccttcatttgtcattttaaggtttttttatataaatactgCTAGATTGTTATTATTActgtattattattagtattatttaatattatattaaatattaatattattatacctaTATGTATATACGCATATGTATGTTaatagatatatgtatatattttaaatggttttaaaatatatatacatgtt harbors:
- the LOC105763173 gene encoding probable serine/threonine-protein kinase PBL7, translating into MGFFEETCTNSRTSKNGLIALYAPTSSSSADLHSHYNDVKTKSFLTKMIWDFGLACFLPDYQRKNGSGKSQKNNGEKKGSNLEHNKAWLLAESGGGAELTSTDPQSVHSSFRFSFCSQVELEAITANSLSSATVLMVNLDNGVSDDRAKELKWRRIESLERSISPVAKSLVRFSYGEIVSATRNFSKGRVLGRGALSFVFRGKVGLLKTTVAIKRLDKEDKESAKAFCRELMIASSLHHPNIVPLLGFCIDPEEGLFLVYKFVSGGSLERHLHDKKGAKGRPSTLPWSVRYKVALGIAEAIAYLHNGTERCVVHRDIKPSNILLSSNKTPKLCDFGLATWTSAPSIPFLCKTVKGTFGYLAPEYFQHGKVSDKTDVYAFGVVLLELITGRKPIESRRPPGEENLVLWAKPLLHRGMAAVKELLDPRLKCTLKNSTQIARTIQAAAACISNEESRRPAIDEIIAILRGEEEPFYSIRKKSNFSGIIDCYSQLQHSKSEMKSHLALAMLGVSEFEDDDHLYCR